Proteins from a genomic interval of uncultured Desulfuromusa sp.:
- a CDS encoding DUF4376 domain-containing protein, whose amino-acid sequence MWVLFSNAAGPNTKGCYDPSLYPDLFILVDGEYVPDPDGLLADAVEITEEQHQQHISVRLRIDPETRIASEYVEPDSTLLLGAKSDQRKRITRARNAAISGGVNHAGYDWDTDDVSRGYLTGAVANVNAGIPLSEDFTWTTADDSDVPMDAAGLIALGAAVTRHVNTQHVKSRILKAQIEAVEIPAGGTIDDAVAALELITW is encoded by the coding sequence ATGTGGGTTTTATTTAGCAATGCAGCCGGGCCGAATACAAAAGGGTGTTATGACCCCTCTCTGTACCCGGATCTGTTTATTCTCGTCGATGGCGAATATGTTCCTGACCCAGACGGGTTGCTTGCCGACGCTGTTGAAATAACGGAGGAACAACATCAGCAGCACATCTCCGTACGGCTACGGATTGATCCTGAAACGCGTATTGCGTCGGAGTATGTTGAGCCTGACAGCACTCTTCTCTTGGGTGCAAAATCGGATCAGCGCAAACGCATTACGAGAGCCCGTAATGCCGCGATCAGTGGCGGTGTGAATCATGCCGGGTATGACTGGGATACTGACGATGTCAGCCGAGGTTATCTGACCGGTGCCGTTGCCAATGTCAACGCAGGGATTCCTCTGTCGGAAGATTTCACCTGGACCACAGCCGATGACAGCGATGTTCCTATGGATGCAGCCGGATTGATCGCCCTGGGGGCTGCTGTGACTCGGCATGTCAATACTCAGCATGTTAAATCGCGGATATTGAAGGCCCAAATTGAAGCCGTTGAAATTCCCGCGGGTGGAACCATTGATGATGCCGTTGCGGCACTTGAATTAATAACCTGGTAA